One genomic segment of Lampris incognitus isolate fLamInc1 chromosome 2, fLamInc1.hap2, whole genome shotgun sequence includes these proteins:
- the lad1 gene encoding ladinin-1 yields the protein MAPFSCERPPRELWLMRQNALASWTPDIDQLQVDFEEMLRVRDEKRRIRHVETLRQQKEEEDEEGRGRGGEGGGARVELLGDLEEEEEEGRRKPPSSTAARPSAPPATTATVTTRKSENGELPDKDPEPQTTSRPSRKFVSSSVSISLDKTPSTSERSGHTTPMSPCSPCAPLSPREQWSSPCQSQTQNGHTQEVSMNGSPTNSSVSFEQITRPAFARQSSRTASFRMLKKKEEESMPLQRSSSVRVASKKFESDADQSQDEDQTSPFQRSSKQRVSSRSIQEKMAKLAQAAQKSEAMRSPDVTQRTLFLLDEVSRKRCLFEEPQATPPTSPGVSRQEFRGFTSGMSERINRWITKKNQTGSSQIPTDLRHVNISFKRSLFENRGEDDLPNTGPGRTSK from the exons ATGGCCCCTTTCAGctgtgaaagaccgccgcgggaactgtgGCTCATGCGGCAGAACGCCTTGGCCAGTTGGACGCCAGA CATTGACCAGCTACAGGTGGACTTTGAAGAGATGCTGCGTGTTCGAGATGAGAAGAGGAGGATCCGACATGTGGAGACGCTGAGACaacagaaggaggaggaggatgaagaggggagaggcagaggaggagagggaggaggggccAGGGTGGAGCTACTGGGGGatttggaagaggaggaggaagaggggaggaggaagCCACCGAGCTCCACTGCGGCCCGGCCCTCGGCGCCCCCTGCCACCACCGCTACTGTCACAACCAGAAAG TCCGAAAACGGAGAGCTGCCAGACAAAGACCCAGAACCCCAGACGACATCTCGGCCGTCCCGCAAGTTTGTCAG CAGTTCAGTCTCCATCTCCCTCGACAAAACTCCCTCCACCAGCGAGAGGAGCGGGCACACAACTCCCATGAGCCCTTGCTCCCCATGCGCTCCTTTGTCACCCAGAGAACAATGGTCGTCTCCCTGCCAGAGCCAAACACAGAATGGACACACGCAGGAG GTCAGTATGAACGGCTCTCCCACCAACAGCTCAGTTAGTTTTGAACAGATAACCAGACCTGCCTTTGCCAGACAGAGCTCCAGGACTGCGTCTTTTAGG ATGCtgaagaagaaagaggaggagagcatgCCTCTGCAGAGGAG CTCGAGTGTTCGTGTTGCCTCCAAGAAGTTTGAATCCGACGCG GACCAAAGTCAAGATGAAGACCAAACTTCCCCCTTCCAGAGAAG TTCCAAACAGAGGGTGTCCTCCAGGTCTATCCAGGAGAAGATGGCAAAACTGGCCCAGGCTGCACAG AAGTCGGAGGCCATGCGTTCGCCAGACGTGACCCAGAGGACCCTGTTCCTCCTGGACGAGGTGTCCCGGAAGAGATGTCTGTTTGAGGAGCCGCAGGCGACGCCTCCCACCAGCCCCGGGGTCTCCAGACAG GAATTTCGGGGCTTCACGTCAGGAATGTCGGAGCGGATCAACCGTTGGATCACCAAGAAAAACCAGACCGGCTCCTCTCAAATCCCCACA GACCTGAGACATGTGAACATCAGCTTTAAGAGGAGCCTGTTTGAGAACCGAGGAGAGGATGACCTCCCAAACACAGGGCCTGGCAGGACCTCCAAATGA